A region from the Candidatus Bathyarchaeota archaeon genome encodes:
- the cysS gene encoding cysteine--tRNA ligase: MLRFYNTMTRKKEVFKPIEEGKVRMYSCGLTVYDYAHIGNLRAYVFVDLLRRWLEHRGFDVKHVMNVTDVDDKTIQGMRREGVSLEEYTQKYIDAFFEDLQMLNIEKPKVVPRATEHIDEMVRLIRILMEKGYGYRGEDNSIYYKISKFKDYGKLSKMKLKELKAGARVKVDEYGKEQASDFALWRAWDLDNGDVFWETKLGKGRPGWHIECSAMSTKYLGETLDIHTGGVDNMFPHHENEIAQSEAVTGKKFVNYWMHNEHLLIKGERMGKSLKNFYTLRDLLCMGYDPLAVRYLLMSTHYRKQLHFTFEGLEAAKNALQRLYDFLERLEDIKDGEGHEEIKESIEKARKDFEDAMDDDLDINKALAAVFNLVKEVNILIDQRKLSQAGAKQVKDLMLDFDKVLGVLNDFWSRKEAKLPEEVEELIKKREEARNAKDWETSDAIRDKLRKMGIIIEDTPEGVKWKKERKIG, from the coding sequence ATGCTGCGATTCTACAACACAATGACCCGAAAAAAAGAGGTGTTCAAGCCTATCGAAGAGGGCAAAGTTCGCATGTATTCATGCGGGCTAACCGTGTACGATTATGCACACATAGGTAATCTTAGGGCATACGTGTTTGTGGATTTGCTGAGACGTTGGCTGGAACATCGAGGCTTCGACGTGAAGCATGTGATGAACGTCACCGACGTAGATGACAAAACTATCCAAGGTATGCGAAGAGAAGGAGTATCTCTGGAAGAGTATACTCAGAAGTATATCGACGCGTTCTTTGAAGACTTGCAGATGTTGAACATTGAAAAACCCAAAGTTGTTCCAAGAGCCACCGAGCACATAGATGAAATGGTTAGATTGATTAGAATTTTGATGGAGAAAGGCTATGGCTATAGAGGCGAAGATAACTCAATCTACTATAAAATCTCCAAATTCAAAGATTATGGCAAACTGTCCAAGATGAAACTTAAAGAACTCAAAGCTGGAGCAAGGGTCAAAGTTGACGAATATGGCAAAGAGCAGGCGAGTGATTTTGCTCTTTGGAGAGCCTGGGATCTAGACAATGGCGATGTTTTTTGGGAAACAAAGCTGGGCAAAGGCAGACCGGGATGGCACATTGAATGCTCCGCCATGTCAACGAAATATTTGGGTGAAACCTTGGACATTCATACGGGTGGAGTTGACAACATGTTTCCCCACCACGAAAACGAAATTGCCCAAAGCGAAGCGGTAACTGGCAAAAAGTTTGTCAATTATTGGATGCATAACGAACACTTGCTTATTAAAGGTGAAAGAATGGGCAAATCTCTCAAGAACTTCTACACCCTGCGAGATTTGCTTTGCATGGGATACGATCCACTAGCTGTAAGATACTTGCTAATGTCAACTCACTACAGGAAACAGCTCCACTTTACTTTTGAGGGCTTGGAAGCAGCTAAAAACGCTTTGCAGCGACTCTACGATTTCTTGGAAAGACTTGAAGATATCAAAGACGGTGAGGGCCACGAAGAAATCAAAGAATCAATTGAAAAGGCGAGAAAAGATTTCGAAGACGCGATGGATGACGACTTGGACATAAACAAAGCTCTCGCAGCAGTATTCAACCTTGTAAAAGAGGTAAACATATTGATCGACCAGAGAAAGCTAAGTCAGGCGGGAGCGAAGCAAGTGAAAGATTTGATGTTGGACTTTGACAAAGTCCTAGGCGTCTTAAATGATTTTTGGAGTCGGAAAGAGGCGAAGTTGCCCGAAGAAGTCGAGGAGTTGATTAAGAAGAGAGAAGAGGCGAGGAATGCTAAGGACTGGGAAACCTCTGACGCCATTCGAGATAAACTGCGAAAAATGGGCATAATCATAGAGGACACACCTGAAGGCGTAAAATGGAAAAAAGAACGCAAAATTGGCTAA
- a CDS encoding biotin--[acetyl-CoA-carboxylase] ligase: MSSQRIPEPLDIQHTILDYKIYYYDNVSSTNDIAKEIAKKSGEEKIVILAQTQTYGKGRLGRRWISPKGGIWFSVILRPRITPKEALKLTFMASSAVAKAIKKMFGLKIEVKWPNDVLVNGKKICGILTETSVKENLIEFAVVGIGINANIDLEVFPSRLRSKVTSLKHELGYRIRRRALTRSILQNFEHHYKRLQQGRWNILRQEWKSMAAFLGEQVEVTNSNEVFVGKAWDLDEDGALIIRLEDGTLKKIVVGDVMVRKHP; this comes from the coding sequence ATGTCCAGCCAACGCATCCCAGAACCACTCGACATTCAACACACAATCCTAGATTACAAAATCTATTATTATGACAACGTGTCTTCCACAAACGACATAGCTAAAGAAATCGCGAAAAAAAGCGGCGAAGAGAAGATAGTGATTCTTGCCCAAACACAAACATATGGAAAGGGCAGACTTGGAAGACGGTGGATTTCTCCAAAGGGAGGAATCTGGTTTTCAGTAATATTGCGACCCAGAATAACTCCAAAAGAAGCTTTGAAGCTGACTTTTATGGCTTCATCAGCTGTTGCAAAAGCAATCAAGAAAATGTTTGGGTTGAAGATTGAGGTCAAATGGCCAAACGATGTTCTTGTTAATGGTAAAAAAATCTGCGGAATTTTAACCGAGACAAGCGTCAAAGAGAATTTGATTGAATTTGCGGTTGTGGGAATCGGAATAAACGCGAACATAGACTTGGAAGTGTTCCCCAGCCGTCTACGGAGCAAAGTAACGTCTTTGAAGCATGAGTTGGGCTACAGGATAAGAAGAAGGGCGTTGACAAGAAGCATCTTGCAAAACTTTGAACATCATTACAAGCGTCTGCAACAGGGACGATGGAATATCTTGCGGCAAGAATGGAAAAGCATGGCAGCCTTTCTCGGTGAACAAGTGGAGGTCACCAATTCCAACGAGGTTTTTGTGGGAAAGGCATGGGATTTGGACGAAGATGGTGCTCTTATCATTAGGCTTGAGGATGGCACTTTGAAAAAAATTGTGGTGGGCGATGTAATGGTGAGAAAACATCCTTAG
- the mce gene encoding methylmalonyl-CoA epimerase, giving the protein MIIGLDHVGIAVNRMDDVLPIYERLLGLKLNKLKETKQHKIKAAFLAVGETSIELIEPLDKESPVSEFLEKRGQGIHHIALRVNNIEQMLEQLKAKGIGLIDEKPRTGIEGGKIAFLHPKSTGNVLIELCER; this is encoded by the coding sequence ATGATCATTGGATTAGACCATGTTGGGATAGCTGTGAACAGGATGGACGATGTCTTACCCATCTATGAACGGCTCTTAGGACTGAAACTGAACAAATTGAAAGAGACTAAACAACACAAGATTAAAGCAGCTTTCTTGGCTGTTGGAGAAACAAGTATTGAGTTGATAGAACCCTTAGACAAGGAAAGTCCAGTGTCGGAATTCTTGGAAAAGCGAGGTCAAGGAATACATCACATAGCGTTAAGAGTTAACAACATAGAACAAATGCTTGAACAACTAAAGGCCAAAGGCATAGGTTTGATTGACGAGAAGCCTAGAACCGGTATCGAAGGAGGAAAGATAGCGTTTCTACATCCCAAAAGCACTGGAAACGTCTTAATAGAGCTGTGTGAACGCTAA
- the glmM gene encoding phosphoglucosamine mutase, producing MAKLFGTSGIRGKANITITPHLALQVGQALATNTKARTILTAHDMRTTSLMLQNALTAGITACGATTIQQGIIPTPVLAYLTKKTKADAGVMITASHNPPEYNGIKLYNPDTTAYNATQENQIEKLIAKQQFELTAWQNIGKTITIDETQQYVEMITKNVVLKKSWKLVIDPGNGATSQLAPQMLRQLNCSVMAINSQPDGYFPGRGAEPNEESLKPLCKIVRNLKADLGIAYDGDGDRMVTIDEKGRMTPLDQIFAAYAAYAIKQQKNKTIVTHVEASMCIEKMIEAEGGKVVRTKVGDVNIAEAVKQHNATFGGEPCGAWIHPNYHYCPDGILSSILLLQTLEEANQPLSYFISETPRYPLLRQNVACPNSVKLAVMKKVYEALPAVFSGVKEQLKVDGFRLTLKQGWLLIRPSGTEPMMRITVETENRKTAETIMKKAIKLMGKLVKEATR from the coding sequence TTGGCAAAACTTTTTGGGACAAGCGGCATAAGAGGCAAGGCTAACATAACTATAACACCACATCTGGCTCTCCAAGTCGGACAAGCCTTGGCCACTAATACAAAAGCAAGAACGATCCTAACGGCTCACGACATGCGCACAACATCCCTCATGTTACAAAACGCATTAACAGCTGGCATAACAGCCTGCGGTGCCACCACTATACAACAAGGTATAATTCCAACACCAGTCTTGGCTTACCTTACAAAAAAAACGAAAGCCGACGCCGGGGTAATGATTACCGCTAGCCACAACCCTCCAGAATATAATGGTATCAAACTCTATAACCCTGATACAACAGCCTATAATGCAACCCAAGAAAACCAAATTGAAAAACTAATCGCCAAACAACAATTTGAACTAACAGCCTGGCAAAACATAGGCAAAACCATTACAATAGACGAAACCCAACAATACGTCGAGATGATAACGAAAAACGTCGTACTCAAAAAATCGTGGAAATTAGTCATAGACCCTGGCAACGGAGCTACCAGCCAACTTGCACCTCAAATGCTTCGTCAGTTAAACTGTAGCGTCATGGCCATTAACTCACAGCCAGATGGATATTTTCCGGGAAGAGGTGCCGAACCTAACGAAGAATCGCTGAAGCCACTGTGCAAGATTGTTAGAAACCTAAAGGCTGACTTGGGAATAGCGTATGACGGAGATGGAGACAGAATGGTAACGATAGATGAAAAAGGGCGTATGACACCGCTAGACCAGATTTTTGCCGCCTACGCTGCTTATGCAATAAAACAGCAAAAAAATAAGACAATAGTAACGCATGTAGAGGCTTCAATGTGTATCGAAAAGATGATCGAAGCGGAAGGTGGAAAAGTTGTTAGAACAAAGGTGGGCGATGTAAACATCGCAGAAGCTGTAAAACAACACAACGCGACTTTCGGAGGCGAGCCCTGTGGTGCATGGATACATCCGAATTACCACTACTGCCCAGATGGCATCCTCTCATCAATCCTACTGCTCCAAACTCTAGAAGAAGCAAATCAACCCCTATCCTACTTCATTTCCGAAACGCCGCGATATCCGTTGTTAAGACAGAATGTTGCATGCCCAAATTCTGTAAAACTCGCTGTAATGAAAAAAGTATACGAAGCCTTGCCTGCAGTCTTTTCCGGTGTCAAAGAGCAATTAAAAGTAGATGGATTCCGCTTAACCTTGAAACAAGGCTGGCTTCTGATAAGACCTTCAGGAACAGAACCCATGATGCGCATAACAGTGGAGACTGAAAACAGAAAAACGGCAGAAACAATTATGAAAAAAGCCATAAAACTTATGGGTAAGCTAGTCAAGGAGGCAACTCGATGA
- a CDS encoding sugar phosphate nucleotidyltransferase, whose translation MKAVILAAGKGTRLHPLTLTRPKHLVPVGGKPIIDHVLTTLKHAGINEIVFIVNYRAEHLQHYLGDGSKYKMKFEYAVQKQLKGTADATSFAEPFVKESFLLTYGDWLTTSNAISTVLLTHEKEKPVATIGVVPVENPEHYGIVELDNTYVKNIVEKPRRNEAPTNLANAGVYVLSTEIFEAIRHTKPSPRGELEITDSFSLFLQEERRVAAAKLSSNEMFDVGLLWDLFEANRWVLEKAKSKIEGQIEDAVHLIGPAVVEEGARIRSGAYIEGPVFIGKDSDIGPNCFIRPFTSIGQKVKIGNACEIKNSIIMDGNHIGHLSYVGDSIIGENCNFGAGTTIANYRFDGKSIKMKVKDKVVDTGRRKLGVILGDNVKTGINTLFMPGVKVGNNCWIGPDVVLYRDVPSNTIVTLKQEHEQRKKL comes from the coding sequence ATGAAGGCCGTAATTCTAGCTGCGGGAAAAGGAACACGTCTCCACCCACTTACCCTTACACGCCCTAAACACCTAGTCCCTGTCGGTGGAAAACCAATAATAGATCACGTGCTAACAACTCTGAAACACGCGGGAATAAACGAAATCGTTTTCATCGTTAACTACAGGGCAGAACACCTTCAACACTATTTAGGAGACGGATCAAAATACAAGATGAAATTCGAATATGCGGTTCAGAAACAGCTTAAGGGCACTGCAGACGCCACAAGCTTCGCTGAACCTTTCGTGAAAGAAAGCTTCCTCTTAACATACGGCGACTGGCTAACAACTTCCAACGCGATAAGTACAGTACTCCTGACGCATGAAAAAGAGAAGCCTGTGGCTACAATAGGGGTTGTCCCTGTTGAAAATCCTGAACACTACGGCATAGTAGAACTTGATAACACTTATGTCAAAAATATTGTAGAAAAGCCTCGCCGAAACGAAGCCCCAACTAACCTAGCAAACGCTGGCGTATATGTTCTTTCAACAGAAATCTTCGAAGCAATTAGGCATACAAAACCATCTCCAAGAGGAGAGCTAGAGATAACTGATTCTTTTTCGCTCTTTCTACAAGAAGAACGCAGGGTTGCAGCTGCGAAGCTTTCGAGCAACGAAATGTTTGATGTGGGGCTGCTTTGGGATTTGTTTGAAGCTAACCGTTGGGTCCTTGAAAAGGCAAAGTCAAAGATAGAGGGGCAAATTGAGGATGCAGTTCATTTAATAGGTCCTGCGGTTGTTGAAGAAGGTGCGAGAATCCGCTCTGGAGCATACATCGAAGGGCCAGTCTTCATAGGCAAGGACAGTGACATAGGACCAAACTGCTTCATACGCCCTTTCACTAGTATTGGCCAGAAAGTAAAAATCGGAAACGCATGTGAAATAAAGAATAGCATAATCATGGATGGAAATCATATTGGCCATCTATCCTACGTAGGCGATAGCATAATAGGCGAAAACTGCAACTTCGGAGCAGGAACCACAATCGCCAACTATCGTTTCGACGGCAAGTCAATAAAAATGAAGGTTAAAGACAAAGTTGTAGACACCGGGAGAAGAAAACTCGGCGTTATACTCGGCGACAACGTCAAAACCGGTATAAACACGTTGTTTATGCCTGGGGTGAAGGTGGGCAACAATTGCTGGATAGGCCCTGATGTCGTGTTGTATCGAGATGTGCCTTCAAACACTATAGTTACGCTAAAACAAGAACATGAACAACGCAAAAAGCTGTAA
- a CDS encoding Lsm family RNA-binding protein, which produces MSAAQRRFFNEVATLLDKKITVATINGKSYSGTLIGINPDNMNLCLSEAKDEKGQTLHRVVINGNVVAKIFAVEKPFDLKALAKRLEKVFPTMVRLYEDKGFIWVMEKIKITEKGIAEGTGPAAERVQKVYEQFLSEMKA; this is translated from the coding sequence TTGTCAGCAGCTCAAAGAAGATTTTTCAACGAAGTAGCCACTTTACTTGACAAGAAAATCACAGTAGCAACCATCAACGGCAAATCCTATAGTGGGACTCTCATCGGAATAAACCCAGACAACATGAACCTCTGCTTATCAGAAGCAAAAGACGAAAAGGGTCAAACATTGCACAGAGTTGTAATAAATGGTAACGTTGTAGCCAAAATATTTGCAGTTGAAAAGCCCTTTGACTTGAAGGCCCTTGCAAAACGTTTGGAAAAAGTGTTTCCGACCATGGTTAGGCTTTACGAGGATAAGGGGTTCATCTGGGTAATGGAGAAAATCAAGATCACAGAGAAGGGTATTGCAGAGGGAACTGGACCAGCAGCTGAGCGTGTGCAGAAGGTGTATGAGCAGTTTCTAAGCGAAATGAAAGCTTAG
- a CDS encoding PAC2 family protein, which yields MVCIVSSWEKPELRDPVLIEGLPGIGFVANIAALHLIRELKANLFAEIRCSSFQDFAVTAEKGQTRYPINELYYCKGKEGERDLIILYGNTQALTTTGQYELCGRILNVSEELGCRSVITLGGLKIAREVEKPKLYFAATDKETASELLERGVEIIRGQIFGVAGLLVGIGRLKGFRGFCLLAETLGLYPDSVATHEVLNVLCSMLDLKVNLDNLDDTVKVTRGLLENFGLLERSIKERKKEESQFRWVI from the coding sequence ATGGTATGCATCGTTTCATCGTGGGAAAAACCGGAGCTAAGAGATCCTGTCCTAATAGAGGGCTTACCCGGCATTGGATTTGTTGCTAACATAGCTGCTTTACATCTTATTCGGGAGTTGAAGGCAAACCTCTTTGCTGAAATCCGCTGCTCTTCCTTTCAAGACTTTGCTGTTACTGCTGAAAAAGGACAAACCCGCTATCCCATTAATGAGCTGTATTATTGCAAGGGGAAAGAGGGGGAACGTGATCTTATTATTCTTTACGGGAACACACAAGCATTGACCACAACAGGGCAATACGAGCTTTGTGGACGTATCTTAAATGTATCTGAAGAACTCGGCTGCCGCTCCGTGATAACTCTGGGGGGCTTGAAAATAGCGCGGGAAGTTGAAAAGCCAAAACTTTACTTCGCTGCCACCGACAAGGAAACCGCGAGTGAACTGTTAGAGAGAGGTGTCGAAATTATTAGAGGCCAAATTTTCGGAGTTGCAGGGCTTCTGGTAGGAATTGGGAGATTGAAAGGTTTTCGCGGCTTTTGTCTATTAGCTGAGACTTTAGGGCTCTATCCAGATAGTGTTGCCACTCATGAGGTTCTAAATGTACTTTGTAGCATGCTTGATTTGAAAGTTAACCTTGACAATTTAGATGATACTGTGAAAGTCACACGGGGTCTTTTGGAAAACTTTGGCTTACTTGAACGTTCTATAAAAGAAAGAAAAAAAGAGGAAAGTCAATTTCGCTGGGTTATCTAA
- the tgtA gene encoding tRNA guanosine(15) transglycosylase TgtA: MSFEVRHRDMLARLGRIKTKSGTIETPILLPVINPAIQPISPKTMSKEFNCKALITNAYILKKQTGEEITENGVHKLLDFDGVIMTDSGAYQILVYGEIDVSPAEIVRYQEQISTDIATILDIPTSWHTTREHAKQTVDETIKRANQLAKIKTRDDVLWVAPIQGGQHLDLVAYSARQVGRLPFQIHALGSPTTIMKQYIFDTLVDMILTAKMNMPLQRPLHLFGAGHPFMFALAVALGCDIFDSAAYAIFARQDRYMTEYGTSRLGRLQYFPCSCPICTRFTPKDMTQMPQKDRQEALAKHNLYASFAELKRVKQAIVEGRLWEHLEARVHAHPALLQALKRLKKYENYIERYGPATKKRGLFFFSNLGLMRPEVIRYKKLFEERYSPPEKAKILVLLPQLSKKPFHKAKEVKSLIKKMEQKLLGNHTAFHICIYAAPFGVIPLELDEMYPLSQHEIATPMDLETIKYVAEQVKNFIAASSYEKVVLVEDLAWKGKVSAACGHINRKDLSLTVFGVKETLNENVLSNIVETLQKSVV; encoded by the coding sequence ATGAGCTTTGAAGTACGCCATAGAGATATGCTTGCCAGGCTAGGTAGGATAAAAACTAAAAGTGGAACGATTGAAACACCCATTTTGCTACCGGTGATAAACCCAGCTATTCAACCAATCTCACCGAAAACTATGAGCAAAGAGTTTAACTGCAAAGCATTGATAACAAACGCGTACATTTTAAAGAAACAAACGGGCGAAGAAATCACGGAAAATGGGGTACATAAACTCCTAGATTTCGACGGAGTGATCATGACTGACTCTGGAGCCTATCAAATTCTTGTCTATGGAGAAATCGATGTTAGCCCTGCAGAAATTGTGCGTTACCAAGAACAAATTTCCACAGATATCGCTACTATATTGGACATACCAACAAGCTGGCACACAACAAGAGAACATGCAAAACAAACAGTTGACGAAACAATAAAGCGTGCTAACCAACTGGCAAAAATTAAAACACGAGATGATGTCCTGTGGGTTGCTCCAATACAAGGTGGACAACATCTTGACCTAGTTGCTTATTCAGCCAGGCAAGTAGGCAGGTTACCCTTTCAAATTCACGCCTTAGGAAGCCCTACTACAATCATGAAACAGTACATTTTTGACACATTGGTTGACATGATTCTGACGGCAAAGATGAACATGCCTCTGCAAAGACCCTTACATCTTTTCGGTGCAGGCCACCCTTTCATGTTTGCACTAGCTGTAGCTTTAGGATGCGACATATTCGATTCAGCCGCTTACGCAATCTTTGCAAGACAAGACCGCTACATGACAGAATATGGAACCAGCAGACTTGGCAGACTCCAATATTTCCCCTGTTCCTGTCCAATCTGTACAAGATTCACTCCAAAAGACATGACGCAAATGCCACAGAAAGATAGACAAGAAGCTTTGGCAAAGCACAACCTGTACGCAAGTTTTGCTGAGCTAAAACGTGTAAAACAAGCCATTGTTGAAGGTCGACTATGGGAACACTTGGAAGCAAGGGTCCATGCACATCCTGCTTTGCTTCAAGCCTTAAAACGGCTCAAGAAATATGAGAATTACATAGAGCGCTACGGTCCAGCAACTAAAAAGAGGGGGCTTTTCTTTTTCAGTAACTTAGGGCTTATGCGACCGGAGGTTATACGGTATAAGAAGTTGTTTGAGGAGAGATATTCACCACCAGAAAAAGCTAAGATTCTTGTATTGCTGCCCCAACTCTCAAAAAAGCCTTTTCATAAAGCTAAAGAAGTAAAAAGCCTAATCAAAAAGATGGAGCAGAAACTGCTTGGAAACCATACTGCGTTTCATATATGTATCTACGCAGCACCATTTGGCGTAATTCCGTTAGAGCTTGATGAAATGTATCCTTTATCTCAACATGAAATTGCGACACCGATGGACCTTGAAACTATCAAATATGTAGCTGAACAAGTCAAAAATTTCATTGCTGCATCTTCTTACGAAAAGGTAGTCTTGGTTGAAGACTTGGCTTGGAAAGGTAAAGTTTCAGCAGCTTGCGGGCACATCAATAGAAAAGATTTATCACTAACCGTGTTTGGTGTAAAAGAAACATTGAACGAGAACGTTCTCAGCAACATTGTGGAAACCCTTCAAAAATCCGTAGTTTGA
- a CDS encoding PHP domain-containing protein, whose amino-acid sequence MFGVDLHLHTVFSSDSTISPKLIVDQLHAHPFIKGVAITDHNTLEGYFTVRKLASVYEDLVILPGIEISTNKGDIVILGVEEKPEYPLTLDSTIEFAKATDGVIVIPHPYRSLGIGDSAMNIDAHAIEVLNPTATLKENMQAQELARAKNLPGVAGTDAHNVKEMWTVFTDVEAQPTVEGVLNAIRKGSVKAVVAHVGI is encoded by the coding sequence ATGTTCGGAGTAGACTTACATCTTCATACAGTTTTTTCAAGTGACTCTACAATTAGCCCAAAACTTATCGTAGACCAGTTGCATGCGCACCCTTTTATTAAAGGTGTGGCAATCACCGACCATAACACTTTAGAGGGCTATTTTACAGTTCGTAAACTTGCCAGCGTCTATGAAGATTTAGTGATTCTGCCTGGAATCGAGATAAGCACCAATAAAGGAGATATAGTTATTTTAGGTGTCGAAGAAAAGCCAGAATATCCACTGACACTAGACTCCACTATCGAGTTCGCAAAGGCAACAGATGGAGTAATTGTAATACCTCATCCGTATCGTTCCTTAGGCATTGGCGATTCAGCCATGAACATTGACGCCCACGCCATCGAAGTCTTAAATCCTACTGCAACACTAAAAGAAAACATGCAAGCCCAGGAATTGGCAAGGGCAAAGAACTTGCCTGGAGTTGCTGGAACAGATGCTCATAATGTAAAGGAAATGTGGACCGTATTCACAGATGTAGAAGCGCAGCCGACTGTTGAAGGCGTTCTAAACGCTATCCGAAAGGGGTCCGTCAAAGCTGTCGTTGCTCATGTGGGAATTTAG
- a CDS encoding MBL fold metallo-hydrolase, with the protein MRKFPLEIRFLGGAREVGRTAIAVKTGKTQVLLDHGVMMGHEPGFPMHIAPKDVDALVLTHCHLDHSGALPIFYIQDKKPLFSTRLTLELVQLLIKDFIHLSGYYLPFEYLELKYMMQNCVYPIYRENKTVGDISFQFLDAGHVPGSAQILLEAEGKRILFTGDFNTSKTRLLSSADNNYGELDAIIIETTYADEDHTERLELEKNFIAHVIDVVEKGGTVLVPAFSIGRSQEIACILAAHHFEYPITIDGMARAANRVMMGNTEFLRDPRLFMDAVRGAMWVDGWRDRRTAPKKPGVIISPAGMLKGGPAAFYISKLGKKTRNAVFLVSYQIPGTPGHELLEKGMCVIDGKVRKVEAQVEHFDFSSHCDASQLREVVKNLKGNPAVFAVHGAEGNCERFARWVKKKVGFKAIVPKAGDRFTV; encoded by the coding sequence GTGAGAAAATTTCCCTTAGAAATTAGGTTTCTTGGCGGTGCTCGTGAAGTTGGCAGAACAGCAATAGCGGTAAAGACTGGCAAAACGCAGGTTTTGTTGGATCATGGAGTTATGATGGGTCACGAGCCTGGTTTTCCTATGCATATTGCTCCTAAAGATGTGGATGCGCTTGTATTAACGCATTGTCATCTTGACCATTCTGGAGCGCTACCTATTTTTTACATACAAGATAAGAAGCCGCTTTTTTCAACTCGCTTGACTTTGGAGTTAGTGCAGCTTCTGATTAAAGATTTTATTCATCTTTCAGGCTATTATCTCCCTTTTGAGTATCTTGAATTAAAATATATGATGCAAAATTGTGTCTACCCAATTTACAGGGAGAATAAAACTGTTGGCGACATAAGTTTCCAATTTCTCGATGCTGGACACGTTCCTGGGAGCGCTCAAATTCTTTTAGAAGCGGAAGGCAAGCGGATTCTATTCACAGGCGATTTTAACACCTCTAAAACCCGTCTTTTATCATCTGCAGACAATAACTATGGAGAACTTGACGCTATAATAATTGAAACAACCTATGCAGACGAAGACCATACTGAACGGCTGGAATTGGAGAAGAATTTTATCGCTCATGTTATTGATGTTGTAGAAAAAGGCGGCACAGTTCTCGTTCCCGCTTTCAGCATCGGACGCTCACAAGAAATCGCCTGCATTCTCGCAGCACACCACTTTGAATATCCAATAACTATAGACGGTATGGCTAGGGCAGCTAACCGTGTAATGATGGGCAACACAGAATTTCTGCGTGATCCACGCCTTTTTATGGACGCTGTTCGCGGGGCCATGTGGGTAGATGGATGGAGAGATCGCAGAACCGCACCTAAAAAACCAGGCGTAATTATTTCACCAGCGGGCATGTTAAAAGGCGGTCCAGCCGCTTTCTACATTTCAAAGTTAGGCAAGAAAACTCGCAACGCTGTTTTCCTTGTCAGCTATCAAATACCGGGCACACCAGGGCATGAACTATTGGAAAAGGGAATGTGTGTAATCGATGGTAAAGTGCGTAAAGTTGAGGCTCAAGTGGAACATTTCGATTTCTCTTCTCATTGTGACGCCAGTCAACTTCGAGAGGTTGTAAAGAATTTGAAAGGTAATCCTGCAGTGTTTGCAGTTCATGGTGCTGAAGGGAACTGTGAACGATTTGCCAGATGGGTGAAGAAGAAGGTAGGTTTTAAAGCTATAGTGCCAAAAGCAGGCGACAGGTTTACTGTTTGA